TGCGGGCCTGATGCGGTATAGGTTAAGGCTCTGTCGCGTTCAAAATTACGCTCCAGCAACTCGCCGTACTCAGTCTCCTTATCCCATCCACGCTGGAAAGAAAAACTGAGGGCGAATTCGGGCAGGAATTGCGCGCAGGTCGCGCTGATATCAGCCGCGATCGCGTCGCTGTAAGCTGCCCGCCATTCGCTAATACGCCCGGCTAACGGGATCAGTTCCTGATCCCAGGCACGAATTTGCGCATAACGACTCACCTGTCGCAGCGCGGCGTTGCGCTGCTTGAGTAACCGTCGCAGGTTGCTCCAGGCGATAAAAAAACCGGGGTCGTGATGAAAACAACCCCAGTCAATAAATGCCCGCCGGTACTTCGGCCCGCCGTTGAGCAGGGTGAAGCCTTCGGGTGTGATCAGTTGCATCGGCAGCATCTGTGCCAGTTCAGACACTTTGTGGCCATCACTGCCATCAATGCGTACTTTACTGTCGCCCTGACGGCTTTTGCTCAGACCAATCGACAATTCACGTTCACCGCCGTCATCCACACGCGCATGGAGAACAAACTCCGGCTGATCGTGACGAATCACGCGTCCGGCCTGCAAACTGCGAAAAGCGCGGCCATGCCCCAGCGTATAGACCGCTTCGAGCACACTGGTTTTACCGCTGCCATTGGGACCGACCAGAAAGTTAAAACCGGGCGACGGATCTAAATCTGCCGCCTCGATGTTGCGGAAATCTTTTATCAGTAAGCGCGTTAAGGCCATCTACTATCCATTCCAGGGCATCATCGTCGCAGTCAGTTTGCGTGCAGCTACAGTAAGCGGAGCATACTCAGGTGCGTGGGCATTGCGAACACTGCCCGCTCG
This genomic interval from Rahnella aceris contains the following:
- the recF gene encoding DNA replication/repair protein RecF (All proteins in this family for which functions are known are DNA-binding proteins that assist the filamentation of RecA onto DNA for the initiation of recombination or recombinational repair.): MALTRLLIKDFRNIEAADLDPSPGFNFLVGPNGSGKTSVLEAVYTLGHGRAFRSLQAGRVIRHDQPEFVLHARVDDGGERELSIGLSKSRQGDSKVRIDGSDGHKVSELAQMLPMQLITPEGFTLLNGGPKYRRAFIDWGCFHHDPGFFIAWSNLRRLLKQRNAALRQVSRYAQIRAWDQELIPLAGRISEWRAAYSDAIAADISATCAQFLPEFALSFSFQRGWDKETEYGELLERNFERDRALTYTASGPHKADFRIRADGTPVEDLLSRGQLKLLMCALRLAQGEFLTRQSGRRCLYLLDDFASELDADRRRLLADRLKATQAQVFVSAISAEQVTDMMGEKGKMFRVEQGKIAVLSQD